The Amaranthus tricolor cultivar Red isolate AtriRed21 chromosome 14, ASM2621246v1, whole genome shotgun sequence DNA window AATAGCAACATTGTCGGCATGGAGGCAAATATGGAGCAGTTACTTGAGAAGGTAGTAAAGTAGTTTATTTGCGCAAATTGAAGGATCTTCTATTCCTaagaaattaagattttttaaaaaaatatttttcaacttttttatgTCGCAGATTTTATCTGTGCAATCCAGGAGTGATGGGGTCAATACATCACTGTTTGAGAAAAGAGGGCATATAGAAAAGCTGCACCGTACTCGCAACCTTCTACGCAAAATCCAGGTATGGAAGTGAGTGGGCAGTGCCTTTATATTTTGTGTGATCTCGCGGATTCTACCTTCCCTTGTAAAGGGTGTTTGACACTTTTGCAGTGGTGTGAATTTGTTCTCTGCTGTAGAATTCTGTTAAGGACTCTGATGTTAAGTAGTAGTATTTTTCTTTGGATTCTGTGCATACTTCCTGTCACCTTTGTGCGATTCTGCAGTCAGCACTATAAGGTCACCTGGATGTTGTATGAAACGGAATTATAAGATATTACTCTTCAAAGTTCTGTGAACTTGAATGTACATGGAATATATATTGTTTCATGATGATCATGTATGCTGAAACCTAATAATCCATTCTTGTGTCGTAATATTTTGATGTTATTGTTTGCAAAAATTTATAGTCATAACAAAGCTGGCTGAAAGTTGTACGTTTTTTGAATAGAACAGTTCATATATGATTTACCTGAAAGACTCGGGAAGTGCATTAAATCTGAAGCTTATGCTGATGCAGTTAAGTTCTACACCGGTGCAATGCCCATTTTCAAGGTTTTCCTCTGCTTTGTACTTTTTGGTTGTACTTTTTTTGCGCTTGGCAAcgtatgaaattaatatttcataatGTCCTGTTCTCATTTTTTCCAATAGGCATATGGAGACTCGTCATTCCAAGACTGCAAGAAAGCATCTGAAGATGCAATTAGCATAATAATTAAGAATCTACAGGTAATTCAGTTAATGTTTTCCGCATACCTGAGTTTTGGGACCTAGAAGAGGATAATTACGGCCGATACCCGACTAAATTGAAAGATGAAAAGTAAATAGGGAATCTGGAAATCCGGATGGCCTGAAGAATGGTTCTTTTAATAAGTTACATAGGTGGTAGGATTTTAAAGCTGATTTTTATAAATCCTTGAGGACTACTTTGTGATTTCTTTTATACTTTCTTCTTCAGTAATTCTTTTTCTCAGCTAAGAAAAGTTTATATGTGCTGAATCTATGCCTACGGTATCATTTTTGGCGGGAGTTTGTAGTCAACAGCGGCTGACAGTTCTGTGAAGTTCTAAATAGCTATTACTAGTGAGACTGGCTTTGTATGCATGGTTCAAGTGCTATGTTGTTTTTCTGTGCCCCTTTGCGCCCCCCCCCTCTTAAATTAGCATACTTACCTAAACGAAGGGGATAATATAACAGAAAAAAGACAACTCTTCTTATGTAGTTTAGCCTTTTCTGTTGTTGCCTATCCTTGATTTTCAGAAGGACTACTTCATATCCAACGCTTTTTCTTCCTCAGGAAAAGCTTTTTTCGGACTCTGAATCCATCCAAGCTAGAGCTGAAGCTGTAATGCTTCTCAAGCAGCTAGATATTCCGGTGTGTTCTTGAATTCTTCTAGTATGTCAGCTTTTGTTGAAATTTGCAACATCTCAAGATCTGCATAATGCGCCCACTGCTGTTTTTTTTTCTGTGGTGTAATCCATTCAGTTTCCAATTGCTTTTTATCCCAACAGGTGGGCAACATGAAAGATCGATTATTTGAGAAGTTGGAGCAATCCCTTGTTGATGTGCAACTACACTTTGATGGAAAAATTGCTTATCCTGCAAACTCAGATGAGTCTGCCAAGCAAGAATCACCTGATCATAATTTTACCGCTCACGAGGTAAGCAGTGATTTTCTTCAATAGGGTAAACACTTGGGAATAGAGTACTAAATGCACACACAATTATGAATTTAGGATTGACATGCATGTGTTGCGTTTATGTCTCTCTAATTCTGAAATATCTGTTAGTCAAGATTAGTATTTGTCAATATTATCAGCATCAACTGAGGCTCATTCCTTCTTTGccaattttatatttacttgtttGTATTGTGGTTCTTTGTCTTTCTGTAGTTTTTTAACCTATGTACTACCAGGTTTCAACTTCTGAGTTGGTGGAGGCAATCCGTGCTTACAGAGTAATATTTCCTGATTCAGAACAGGAACTTATTAGAATCTCACATGATCTTGTTATCAAGTAATTTTAAGCTTGATTCCCCTTTATTAATTGGTTGAATCTATTTGAAGCTTAATCTCTACTTCCATTGTCAGCTATATGAtaaccaattgttgattcaggCATTTTGAAACCATTGTGAAGCACATAAGGAACCAAATTTCTTCACTAGACTTGTTGGGAATGCTCAGTGAGTTCCATTTCTCTAGAATATGTCCAAATGATTGTTGGCTATAGTCTTGGAGGATTTTCAGCTTTTGTATAGATGTTTATGCACTCTtgttaactttatttaaatgtACATTAAAGTACAGAACCTATATAATGTATGTGGCTTCTACAGGCGAGATGTAACATATAGGGGCCTGTGTAAATAATGCTTATGGGTTGTGACTAATAGGACCTAAATTGAATTCTGATGAGTTAATATTCTGCCTGCCTGAGGTGAGACTTTGGTGCTAGGTCTACTTCAATATATGTCTGTTTATTGGCTATCTTTGGGATATGCATATTatgattatttcatattatatgcCAATTCCCTTTTAATGATTTTCTTGCTGTAGTTAATAGTTGTTTAATTCTGGCATTGTCAGTTACTCTTTACATTCTATCTGTGGCAAACTAACCATAATCTCTTGGTCAAATTCTAATATGTTCTGGTTAACTGTTAACCAAACTTCTAATATGTAAcgtgctgatttttttttggtgatttttgttattgttctcAGATCCATATGTGAAATGACTTCTTTACTGATTTATTTTCTTGTATAGGACTTGTTTGGGATGATGTGCTAATGATCGATGATGTGCTACCTGAAGCATCTCTTGCTGATGTTTGTTTGGAGGTTTGTCCTATGCTTCTCCTTTTTCTTAATATAACTTCTTGGTCTTTGAGCTATTAGAGCCTACATCATGTTCGGTACGTATTGTATTAAGGGATTTGTTCTTATTGTTTCGTATCTGTGATTGTGACCAGGCTGCCAACCATGCTGTCAAGGTGTACATTTCTGGCAGCTTTTCTCATCTCCTTCAGGAAATATCAAGTAATTCCTGTTTCActtcattttataattttgtatgtGTGTGCTTAAAATGTCCCGATTACTTTTGTGGGAGGAAAAAAACAATATTGAAGCTTTTTTCCTATAAAACAAATCAGAATAATATAATGATATGGTGCAAAAGGGTCGCAATTTAGCTTTTGTTCCTTTGTATTGTCCCCAACTCAGCATTtagaagaagagaaaaatgaAACAGCAAATAGACTTCAAGGATAATTGATCTAGATTATCACTTCATCTGCATTTTAGTTGAGATGTGCACTGTAGATATGCAAAGCAATGATGATATTATTGACAGGTTTACCCCTACGATTACGAAGAGAGAGAAACTGGGAAGGGAGGGAAAAGGTGGGTTTGTTATCAACTCCTGCCACTACCACCACCAGAACCATTGTCGGCCTGCCTTCTGCCATTGCCATAACCACCACCACGGACAACCTGCAGCAATGATGCCACCACTGCTATCGCCATCCaacttttgtaaaaaaattcaCCATGGCTATATACAGAGAACTTACCGAATACTGAATGTCTATTAAAGGAAGAAAATAGAAGTAAATACACAAGAACACCTGAGACATCGTTGTATAGGAGAAATAAATCAACTAATAGTAAAACAACAAATTCATATTCACCAAACTTTGGCGAGCCTCTCCAGTTATCCTAGGGAGAGGCTTTTATGGATGGGGTTAAGGATTTACTTTGAGGTTATAAATTAGATTTATACTAGAAAAATCATGGCATTGGGGCTATATACATATCCTTGAGAAAGTTATGAAAGGCACAGTGTATAAAAGGCTTTAGTGCCACAAGATACAAAAAAGCCTTATTTTAATAGACTCTCCCCTCACCACTCTCCACTACCTCCATAAAAACCAAATTAATATCCGTATTTAGAATAAAGAGGTCAAATAAGTCTAAAGCCCCATAAATCTGAGAACAAAAGAAGATTTGTGGTTGGAGAGAAAAGGCTTGACGTAACAATTGAGAAAGTGGAGGAGAGATAAAATCTTTAGGGAGGAAGAAGAGGGAGGAAAAAGACATGGTAGTGGTGTCACCTGTTAATGTGCTGATGGTGGTTGGTGGCTGTCGATGATGGGAAGGCACCAATGAAGACATGGGAGGAGAGGGAATGAAGATGTTTGGCTTTGGAGGAGAAAGAGTGAAGATGtgttttgaataatttttgattGTCAATGTTACTAATGTAGTAAGGGTACTTATTGTGTTAAATCAATTGAGTTTGGGTTTTGATGGGATATTAGATGGGTTGTCTGTTGGGTGTATGACTAGATGGGAATTATTAGTAAGGGTATAGTGGTAATCCAAAAGACGTTCTATATATGGTATGCCTAGCAACTAAAAAGGCCAAATGGGGAATGAtagtaactaataaaaaaataagtatgtttcatttgaatttttttttaaatgatgagTTGAAATTGTTCATGTGGTCATTGATGATTGAAGGAACAAACTGTCGGTGAATATAATTGATCTCAACAATGTTTTGGTTTTCTATATATCGCTGTCCTGGAAACTCTGGGTTCCTGGGTACTATTGTAAAACTATATAGTGACTTAGTGATCAGATTGCTTGGGAAACAATTGACAAAAAGGTTTTACAAAATGGATGTGGTCTATGAATGAAAATGCCAAGATAAACTTAGATGATGGGAGATGGATTTAGCTGTATAACCTTCGACGAAAATCTACGTCACTGTAAGACTGTAgcatggacttgaaattttacTACATGGCATAGCTTACGCTCTTGAGATAGTGATTACGTTTTATTTGAATACATGTGTCTTAGGTAATGTTACTTTTCTGTGCTTGGTCGATggttttataatatatttttaaatttgcagATTCTCTGATGAAAGTTCAAAATAGCCAAAAGGAGACGGTGAAAGAAGAACATTCTTTGCAGATTATTCTGGAGGCGAGCAAGAAGGCAGTCATACAAGGGAGCATGGGTGTCTTGCTGGTAATATATTTGCTTACAACAGCTACCTTTATATATGTGTGCATGTATGTTACATGAACTTTGTAAAGCAGTCTTGCATTCTCCTCTCTGTTGATTTATCATGTTTCTGTGATTTCCTTTAGAACTTTCGTCACCTTCTTGATGATAGCCGGCCACTGCTAAATAGACTGAGGGACTTGATTGTTGATTGGGTTCAAGAAGGGTTTCAAGACTTCTTCATTTCACTTTATAATCGCTTTCTTTTGCTTTCGGGAAAAAGTAGTTCAGTTGCTCCAGATTTGGTTTTCCGAGACAGCATTCAAGGAGACAAGACTTATGCTGGTCTTGTTCTTGTTCTGGCTCAGCTCTCGGTTTTTATAGATC harbors:
- the LOC130799764 gene encoding vacuolar protein sorting-associated protein 51 homolog; this translates as MAADDVPLDDKAKRMRDLLSSFYSTDQTSVTNSNPVSSKYATLDTINSPSFDPDNYMNLLVQKSNLETLLQRHVEMAAEIKNLDTDLQMLVYENYNKFISATETIKRMNSNIVGMEANMEQLLEKILSVQSRSDGVNTSLFEKRGHIEKLHRTRNLLRKIQFIYDLPERLGKCIKSEAYADAVKFYTGAMPIFKAYGDSSFQDCKKASEDAISIIIKNLQEKLFSDSESIQARAEAVMLLKQLDIPVGNMKDRLFEKLEQSLVDVQLHFDGKIAYPANSDESAKQESPDHNFTAHEVSTSELVEAIRAYRVIFPDSEQELIRISHDLVIKHFETIVKHIRNQISSLDLLGMLRLVWDDVLMIDDVLPEASLADVCLEAANHAVKVYISGSFSHLLQEISNSLMKVQNSQKETVKEEHSLQIILEASKKAVIQGSMGVLLNFRHLLDDSRPLLNRLRDLIVDWVQEGFQDFFISLYNRFLLLSGKSSSVAPDLVFRDSIQGDKTYAGLVLVLAQLSVFIDQNAIPRITEEIATSFSGGSVRGYESGPAFVPAEICRIYRSAAETFLHLYIKMKTQRVSVLLKKRFTATNWIKHKAPREVHMFVDLLLQELEGVQSEIKQLLPEAPSRKHRRADSISNGSTSSSRSTPLRDDRQLARSNTQKARSQLLESHLAKLFKQKMEIFTKVDATQDSVVTTIVKLCLKSLQEFARLQTFNRSGFQQIQLDIQFLRISIKDNVEDEAAVDFLLEEVVVAAAERCLEAISLDPAVLDRLIQVKLEKSKEQTPTNDP